The sequence below is a genomic window from Lodderomyces elongisporus chromosome 2, complete sequence.
GCCAATAACTGGATCatatttgttgaaaaaagaaccacCCAAATAACAACTTTACCAAGAGTAGTATTGGTAGTGGCAAtgacttgttgttgttgcctGTATTTTGTAATTACTTGTAGATTTGGTCAACTCTAAACATCTTGAGTACTAATGGTAATAATCTCTACTGAGTGACAATTGATTGGTTATTTGGACAACTATGACAGTGACGATGACAGTGAAAATAACAGTGGCAAAAGGTGGTGATTTACTCTTCAGactaagaagaagaactaATCACTtagttcttcttcttcttctttgttttttgcttcaaatTCTCCTTGTTTTATAAAAGAAGTTagattatatatatatatatacatactgTTAGCTGCTGAAGCTAAGCCAGCAATAGCTGAGATAGCTAAGATGTTCTTCAATTGCATTTTTCTATGaatgattgattgattgattggtggtgatggtagtgaTGGAGTGTTGTTGAAGTTAttaaatcaaaaacaacaaaaaaaaaagaggaagataaaaaaaggaggataaaaatatatatatatatatatatatcaacaCGATCTAGGGCAGAACGAatggaggaagaggaggagggaggagggggggaggaaggaaaaagtgtcaaaaattaaaaaaataaaaaaaaataaaaaataaaaaaataaaaaaaataaaaaaaataaaaaaaataaaagcgAACGTTGAGTATATATaaatctctctctctctatttatttttgtcgATTGTCGATTctcaaattaaaaaaaatattatagGGCAACCAGGAAAGAAGGATTTGCAGAAGTGGcaattatatatacatgtacaTATGTAcatatgtgtgtatatcTCTACCTAGTTGGGCATAGTTCTCTTCAAAATGTGTTTGTCCTACTTTGcgactaccactactactgctactactactactcctattgttgttgttgttgttgttgttgtcgccgtcgtcgtcgtttttttttttcgtcgGTGGTGTTTTAgtatgttttgttttgttttgtgtaatttcttctttttttttgcatttggcTGTGCGTGTGAAtggttttttctttctttttgtgtGTTCGTCTACAAGTACTAAAATTTAGTcggcattttttttttgtttttttttactaaaCACAAGATTGTGCCTTGCCctctcccttttttttatttctctacTTCTATTTCTTAACTCATCCACTAGAGTATGACCTTAGccttgtccttgtccttGACCTTGACCATGTTGTTTTGTATAGTATAGAGCTGCTTTTGGttaacttttttctttttggagGTTTTATTTATGTTTCACTCACtctttcattcattcactCATTTAAATTTAGGCGCTGAaattttacctttttttatttatttttttattcgaAAGgggaaacagaaaaaattaaaataacaacatatttttttccaacaTTGAGtctatgtttttttttaaattgccTCTTCTAAAGAAATACCCGAAACATCCCAGCATCTGGTTGAAACTCCCAATATTGTACAAATTTATATTATCAATaaacacacactctctctttctctttctcacTTTGGGTGTGGTGTGGCTATTGTGcagtaaaaagaagagaaggaagaggaggaggaggctgtgatgttttgtttattttctttttttctttttttctttttttcttttctattttgttgttgttgttggtgttgttgtttaccTATAGTGCAATCTCCTCGAACCGACATAGAGCAATACATTTGAACATGCACAGACTGCTGCACACCACATCAACTGCATAGATTAAACAAGTGTAAactaaagaaaagtaaactGATAGAGAGGTGTATAGAAGAATAAGTGTCGCCTCTTTCCCCAATGTTTCAAATacagattaaaaaaaaaatttcccACTACTAAATAATGGTTACTGTTTAAATACCACCAAAGTATAGTAGTGCCAGGGAGCGTACCCAACTAGGATCATAAAAATATATCAAGAATAAGCAGATAAGCTTCCATCATGGGAATTATTTTACACTTTTAAGACCTCTAAGCCAACACCCAACCAAGCACCAagaatttttgaaattttagtacaattcttttttattttccctCAATATACCAATTCCTTTAGAACAATCAAATtaccttttcctttcctttccataTCTATATATGTAATTTCCCCCTCCTGGGTAGAGAACACCTAGTTTCTTGCCAACCAGCTCTTTCCCACCTGTTCCTATtctcttcctttcctttcctttcctttccttatTTTTCAGTTATTGGAGAtctaataaaaaatttgttcGTGTAAATTATGaactgaaaagaaaagagcaaaaaccttttttcttatacGTCGAGGCACAAGAACTTAAACAACgtaaacaagaaagaagaagaatgagAAGGTGGGCACCCGTAAGTATAAGCTATGATTGGCCAGGAtgcatatacatatatatatatatatacttattTTACCCAATCTTTCTTGCACCTCTTTTTTAtgaaaaatgcaaaaaatgcaaaagtgcaaaaaaaaccaatgaaaaaataaattgcaCAATCCATAAAGGTTTGCTCAGACATTATGGACACCAGCTTTTGCCAACCACCACTTCTtaccctctctctctctctctctctttaagTAAACATCGAAATCAAATTCTTCCTCCTTCTGTATGAATATTGTTAATACTCCCGTTATTATTAATTtagtctttttttgccaCATTTACACTTGCACATCCCACATCCTCTAGATCCGAAAAAAAACCTATACTACCCACTActaattcctttttttcacttGTGCCTTacaatcaacaaaacaatagcGTTATGAGACTTACACATACATTACACCCTTTTCCTTACAACCTTTTGTTTATCGTAATCTTTATTTCGTTACATCTTTACATCTAACACCACATATGTCACACCACAGAAAGAGCAGCCCCTTAAATGTTTCATTCTTTTAACCAgcatcttcaacaacaacaacaaccatcatcatcatcattataaCAACCTTTTCTTACTCCATTTACTTTACTAAATAACTCtcttgatgaaaaagaaaaaaaaactcccaccaccaccacctttAACCTAAATCTATATCATGTAATTGAACCCCACCATACCTCCTCTAACAACTTGTCCCCACAAACAGAaacacaatcacaatcacaaacAGAATCACATTCTCGAGATCATTACCAAGGGTTTAGGTACCAAATAATTAAATGTGTACTGAATGATTCGAATCATTAGTTATCCCTCtctccccctttttttttgtccccgctctaatttctttttttggttttggtttcttcaTTAGCCAGCCATTTTTTGAAGTTTTGTTATATTGTCTTGAGTTCTGTATTACATTGTACATTCCacattttctctttaaaTCCTCCTCATTTTTAAATCCGACCATTTCTGGAGTATACCCTTTACCTCTATTCACTATTTGAAACTGTAGATAACAGctgttttctgttttttgtttattctgttttttttttttaaaggtCAAGTCATTCAAGAGAGAAGAGGATTTCAATAGATAATCGCTAGAGATACAAGGAACACAGGTATtgagaaacaacaatagttCCAGCCGTTTAGTCAAGTTATGTTTCCGTTTTCTTCATATCCTGTTTACCTtctgctttctttttatttatttggtAAGGTTTAGATGCAAAATTATTCactcattcattcattcattcccctttctctttcttttttgttttttgggTTCATTTTGTATTACCAGGTTTGGCAACAATGTGTATATGGAGTAAATAAAACAGAATCACTTTTAACGCATCAGTCACAATCATAACAAGTAGCAAGAACCACTGATAAGAACAAGTTCCAATTGACGAataaaggggaaaaaaaaaagaaagacacATCCTGTTAcatctttgtctttttatttgtttctctttattcCTTATTGTCACCACTTGagattgttttgttgtggCTAAAATCGGAATCTGCTAAGAACgcgtttttcttctttctcttttttttttgttttttctcgAGGGGAGTCGTCAAACATCAGCACAGCCTTCATTTCACAAAGCGGAAGCGGAAGGGCAAGAAAGGCAAGGGAAAATCCCAACTGCACACAAAGAGCTCTACACTATTGTCTCCTGAATCTACACTGTAGAACAAACAACCATTAAATgttaaacaaacaatttatagatttattaaaaaaaacatttcaacaataacaataacaataaccaTTCAAGCACCAAATATGTTATCCTGCCTCGTCACCAACCAATATTTTGCATAGACTTGTGCAATACTCgtctcttccttttttggtGGCATAGGCCCAAAATTTCATCTTCACTATCACCTCAACTTTTCATTGACAACACCTAACAATACACACAAATGaacataaacaaatcaaacaaacaaacacacacaagcTAATTTAATCACAACCATCTCTCcagttttctttctcgTTCTCTCTTCAGCATCTACATCGTGTAGATCtatgttctttttgttcgTTTATAAACTAAACAAACACCCAGTTTCAGTTTTGcagtttcaaaaaaaaaagacactTGATTGTTCagctctttctctctcacttttatttttattcttcttcttcttcttcttcttattattattattttaacATTTTCTATACACTCTACTGAGTAGACATCAAAAGTTAAATTGATCATTCAAGTTCAATTGCTGCTCAATCATCTCCGTCCACGGTGCAACGAAATCCAACCCTATATTACGATTATTCATAAACCAATCCATAACTTCGCTATCTCCAAACCCTCCTGTATTGGCAGACGCTCCGGTTGCTGCAGCATTCGTGCTAGTATCATTAGCAGCATCACCAAATATATTTGCCAAGGGTGTAGAAGTATTAGTATTAGTATTAGAATTAGTATTAGTATTAGAATTAGTAGTAGTCGCAGTAGAATGTGGAGTACCCGTCTCGCGAGAAGTATACACATTCTGTGCCGAGCTGGCTCCGACATCTACACTAGACTGCTGTACTTGACCCAATTGTGTTACCACTGCTTCTGTATGAGAAACCGTATCAGTGACAGGAGCAGTACCAGTGGTAGTAGCAATAGCATTATTCGCCGCATTGGAAATatcagtagtagtagtagtagtagtagtatcAATGCCTGCTAATGATGCCGAAGTAGGCTCACTAACAGGATGCTTGAAATATGGACCATATGGAAAAGTGTCGTCCACTGATGTCGAGGCATTATTAGATTGCGTTGGCTGAACGGCTTGTGGATAGTAGATGGGAGCACTATATTGGAAAGCCGGAAGAGTTTGTTGGTTTGCTTGAGGCAAAGGTTGGATATGTTGCGATACATCATGAGCTGCTCCATAGTCTTTACCGTTATTCAATTGTTGCACTTGCTCTGGtgcttgttcttgttcttgttgctgtggctgctgctgctgttgttgttgtgcttgtgcttgttgTAACATTTGATCTCGAATATCTTTTCTAGCACCCATTGCAGCGGATCTCCATTGTACAGTACTTCCATTTTGTTGTGTTCGTTCCATATTCATTCCCCTCGCTTCCTCATTATCGGCTTCCTCACTTTCGtttttcttcgtcttcatctccgaatacaaatacatcaACACATTCGAATACCTCGTACACAAATGCAATTCATCGGGTGAACAATCTCTCAATGTCAAAGCTGCACGATGAATAGACTGCGATATATCATCAAGACTAATCAAACTAAACGACAAGACAGTGGGATCATATATCTCCGCCGATTTATTACCAAATATAGACCCAATTTTATTCAGAGCAACGCTCGAAGAGCTCTTGTGTGCGGTGATTGTTAAATAGCATTTGACTATAAATGCAACTGCTCTAACCATTCTAGTAAGCCAACGAACAGGCATAAACCGCAACATTTTGAATTTATGAACCCTATGCGCAGCATTCAACATCTCGTTGGCAGCATTGAACGCCTGCTCTATAAACTTGGCAGATTTCGACATTTCATCCAACTTTAACGAGTTCCCTCGAGAATGGTGCAGATTCAGCAGATTCTTTTTGACATTCCTAGGCGAGGGACTCAAGGCAAGGGAGTAAATGTACAATTTGACATAGTTGAactcaaaaataaaagactCTTGCTTAATCGCATCTCGAATTTCATTGGATATCTTGGTGTTTGGTTTCAACATTTGGTGTTGGAAGCTAGACGAAACATGCTTGGCAATTTTGGCATTTGACGGGATTAAAAACAGTTTATACTTTCTATTCCAATTGTTGATAAGAGGACTAATGATGTTCAAAACCGACAAATTCTGCCTTTGAGATAATTGGCCCAACTGAGACTTGTAGCCATAAAAGGACTCATGTCCCAAAGACATAATCTGCAACAATTCAATTTGCGCCTTTTGAGCTCTGGTGAATTTAAAAGTATGCTCGCTAGcaattttcttcaattcttcCTCTGTCAACTTCATGATATTGTAgtcatcatcctcatcctccTCAACCAACTCCATATCTTCTTCCGAaatatcatcttcatcaaacTCAATTTCTGAAAGTGAATGCGCAAGCATCGACCTTCGGGATATATCCATAACGGAATTGATCTCAGCAATATGAGTTGCAATCAACACTTTGGAGCTCATCTCCATTATCCCCATATCTTGGGCTAATCTAACTGCGCTGCCAATCAACATCCACGCCATACGATGGCTTCGTCTCATTGCTCCCAAACCAGCAAGGTTATTCAGAGCACCAGAATTACCAGAAGCGTTTGCCGCAGAAGCACCTGCACCTGCACCTGCACTtgtattggtattggtattggtattggcactaccactactggCATCAACACCAGAACTTGAATTCTTGCACACATCTCTTGAATCTGCTTCAGATGGCTCCTCAGCTTTATTTGCATAGTCAGACCATCTCCAATGAATGGCTCTTGGATTCCATTCAGTAAACAATAAAAACGCAAATATCGTTCCAATAGATCTTGTGCTTGCCTCAGCCCAAACAGTTTGCGATATAAGTCTCTGCACATACAACCACAACCGATCATGAACTTCAATGTTTCGCGGAACATTGCCTCCACTAGCACTGGAAACGTTATTCTCAAAAGGATGATACCGCGCGGCAATGGTCAAGATTGCACACAAGAGAATCGGATAACCAGCAAGGACTTTCAGGGAATGAAGGAATTTGGGAATATGCGGGAAAAAAGGGTGCATCGTGGTAAAAAACAAGTTGATGAGACGTTCGGCCTCTGCTTCTGTAAGAATTCCATTTGGCGCAGGTCCAATATAATCAATATTGGATAATTTGGTAGACGCCTTTGGACGAACAACATATCCATTCTCGGCAGGAGGCATACTCATTCTTTTGGAACCTACATTCGGAGGTATATAGTGCGGCACACTGGACTTGTGTGGCAATCCCGGATGTTTCATATTTGCATAaccgttgttgttgttaccgGAATGAGTATTACCAATTCGACTTGTGCCTCCTTCTTCTACCTCTTGCAACTTTTCGCCTCTTGCAcctttttgtttatcttttgttcctttttgttcttctccTGTATTTTCatattcttcttgttctactcctttgttttctacATTTGAACCCATTTGTCCTTTATTATTCCCGTGTACCTCGAGCCCCGTAGTCACAGGCACCACCTTTCCGCTTACACTTTGCAATTTTGCACGATTGTTACCGTCATCTACGCTTGATCGATGACTTTGCGATCCTGAAATGGCTTCAATCTGTTCATACCTAGCTCTAGCATCGATATTATCTCGCTCATCagcttttgcaattgttcCTGCTGCACTCGCCAAGAATACCAATGCGCCTTCCATTGTTGCAAAAGTGCCTCGAGGGCTCTTGTTGGGCTGTGGTTCGTCTCTCGACAGTTGAAATCTCTGCAGCAGCTGGAGAGATGTTACTGGGAGATTAGGGGGTTTAGGAGTAAACGGAGGCGTCAGTTGCCGCTGGTGCAGATGCTGAAGTTGATTATAATGATGTGGGTCGTAGGTGTTATGGTTAATACGGTTATTTTGATTATTGTGAATATGTGACGATAGTTGAGGTGAATTACTTGTCAAGATACTGCTCACACCTGGAAGATTCGTTGTAACAATAGCGTATGGCATTGTTCTTGTGTTACTTGCCCGACTCGCTGGTTTATACTCCAGATAACGAGATATTTCTTCACCaacagtagcagtagcaccACCAGTGGCACCAACAGAAGCTACATCACCAGAAGTGGCACCACTACTGCCGCTAAAGCTACCACTATAATCCACTTTCTCAGGATTTGGGCTTTTTGCGAATCTCGGAGAAACACTTCCATCCGAATTTCTATTTCCTTCCAGTATCTCagttttttgctttttgcgtTTGCCATTGATAACATTGGATGCACCACCACGTTTACTTTCAACGAATACgcaatcttttctttccctgAGACACCGAGCACACTTTCCCTCATGGGGGCTATCTACTGGTCCCAAATCGCATTTCACTTTTCGTACTCGACAATTAAGACATGCTCTATAgtttcttttatatttttgcGACAACAATTGTGAATCTGAGCCATTGGAGTTATTATTGACATTGGGAGGCGGTGACGAATTAGATGTAGGTGATGTTGATTCAGAATTGGCTCGAGGTTCAAAATTGGTGATGGAAGGCTGCGTCATCACAATTGAACCGACCTCCCTGTATTTCGCTTAACTTCACTTATAGCTAATTAgggaaaacttttttttattttttttgaactGGAGATCTCGGGAATCGATACAGTATTAAAATAATTGCAACCGCAGTCTATTGTCAGATTTCAGCTGCCAAAGTCTGTGATGAAAGTGTTTACAGGTTTTATGATGCAAACTCTCtatttactctttttttttttaatcttttaatcttttacttttttttacttttttttaatttttttttggctacTCTCTTTTTGGAGAAGTATAGATCATATATCAAAATTTCGATGATGGGTTCCACCTATAGCCGGGAATTACACAAAATTTAGGATCCAGTTCTATATTCTTCTGGACACAAACATACTATCTCTCCCGCTCGCTTTGCATTTTCTATTTCACATCCCCGTTGTAATTATATCTACAACAGCGAATTCTCAAGCGCCACGAAAACAActgattttgtttatttactttCCTTGCTACTTTTAAAACTGAGTAGATACCAAGGAAGAGTATTGTTGAataactacaacaacaataataatgataatcaGAAAAACTACAATTGACAAATAAATTTGATTTCGATCAACTTTTACATCTTCTAAATACCAAAGCAATTCTTATAATTTCTCAATTAAAATCAAcaccaaaataaaaagcaCTAACTAAACAAATTTATATCAGGTAATTTTAAAAATGACTAGCGCTTGGCAATTTGCAACTTCTTGACTTGATCTTCCAATGCCTTTAATTTTGACTGCATCTCTTCTAAATCTTGGTTCAAtctgtttctttcattGATGATATTAGTTTCCCATTGCCTAAATCTTTGCTCCTCTGCTTTGACTTGTTCAGTAAAGAATTTCTTCAATgcatcctcttcttccttaaATTTAGGATTATGCAATCTTCTTGGCTTTTTACCCCTGCTTGAGGTTGTGCCTTTAGCATCTCCCGCTCCAGTCAAGTCGTCGCTAGAACCTCCATTTTCAGCATCACCGTTTGCATGAGGGCCGTTTTCCGTTTCTTCAGCACCCAACTTGAGAGATCTAAATGTCTCGAAATGTAATTCGTTTGTCGATAAAATCAAGTCCAACATGTTTGTTCTTAGCAACAAGCTTCgcaattttttgaaatcacAATGCTGGTCgttttcaacttcaacaacaccCCATGGGTATTTTCTACCTCTAACATATTGTCCAGGAGCTGtttcaacttcttcttcagaaCCAATAATGGCAAATGGCATTGACTCAATCAACTGCTTAGCATGTTCGGCGCTGGCTGGGTCATCCAACTCCAAAGGTGGGGTATAGATGTTGATATCCTGGGCTTCAACAATCTCTCTTATCCGTGTCTTGAAAATGTCCAATTCATTAGGTGACAACGTATCTGCTTTGGCAATCACAGGGATAAGGTTAACCCTGGTGGACAATCTCTTCATGATTTCTATGTCCAATGGTTTCAATGAATGACCGGTAG
It includes:
- the ARO80 gene encoding zinc finger transcriptional activator translates to MTQPSITNFEPRANSESTSPTSNSSPPPNVNNNSNGSDSQLLSQKYKRNYRACLNCRVRKVKCDLGPVDSPHEGKCARCLRERKDCVFVESKRGGASNVINGKRKKQKTEISEGNRNSDGSVSPRFAKSPNPEKVDYSGSFSGSSGATSGDVASVGATGGATATVGEEISRYSEYKPASRASNTRTMPYAIVTTNLPGVSSILTSNSPQLSSHIHNNQNNRINHNTYDPHHYNQLQHSHQRQSTPPFTPKPPNLPVTSLQSSQRFQSSRDEPQPNKSPRGTFATMEGALVFLASAAGTIAKADERDNIDARARYEQIEAISGSQSHRSSVDDGNNRAKLQSVSGKVVPVTTGLEVHGNNKGQMGSNVENKGVEQEEYENTGEEQKGTKDKQKGARGEKLQEVEEGGTSRIGNTHSGNNNNGYANMKHPGLPHKSSVPHYIPPNVGSKRMSMPPAENGYVVRPKASTKLSNIDYIGPAPNGILTEAEAERLINLFFTTMHPFFPHIPKFLHSSKVLAGYPILLCAILTIAARYHPFENNVSSASGGNVPRNIEVHDRLWLYVQRLISQTVWAEASTRSIGTIFAFLLFTEWNPRAIHWRWSDYANKAEEPSEADSRDVCKNSSSGVDASSGSANTNTNTNTSAGAGAGASAANASGNSGASNNLAGLGAMRRSHRMAWMLIGSAVRLAQDMGIMEMSSKVLIATHIAEINSVMDISRRSMLAHSLSEIEFDEDDISEEDMELVEEDEDDDYNIMKLTEEELKKIASEHTFKFTRAQKAQIELLQIMSLGHESFYGYKSQLGQLSQRQNLSVLNIISPLINNWNRKYKSFLIPSNAKIAKHVSSSFQHQMLKPNTKISNEIRDAIKQESFIFEFNYVKLYIYSLALSPSPRNVKKNSSNSHHSRGNSLKLDEMSKSAKFIEQAFNAANEMLNAAHRVHKFKMLRFMPVRWLTRMVRAVAFIVKCYLTITAHKSSSSVASNKIGSIFGNKSAEIYDPTVLSFSLISLDDISQSIHRAALTLRDCSPDELHLCTRYSNVLMYLYSEMKTKKNESEEADNEEARGMNMERTQQNGSTVQWRSAAMGARKDIRDQMLQQAQAQQQQQQQPQQQEQEQAPEQVQQLNNGKDYGAAHDVSQHIQPLPQANQQTLPAFQYSAPIYYPQAVQPTQSNNASTSVDDTFPYGPYFKHPVSEPTSASLAGIDTTTTTTTTDISNAANNAIATTTGTAPVTDTVSHTEAVVTQLGQVQQSSVDVGASSAQNVYTSRETGTPHSTATTTNSNTNTNSNTNTNTSTPLANIFGDAANDTSTNAAATGASANTGGFGDSEVMDWFMNNRNIGLDFVAPWTEMIEQQLNLNDQFNF
- the CDC12 gene encoding Cell division control protein 12; this translates as MPEPVGIANLPDQRYKIVSKEGATFTIMVAGESGLGKTTYINTLFQTSLKSHPDPNQRHNKFTSPHQTVEIDIVRAILEEKNFKIRLNIIDTPGFGNNVNNHDSWVPIIDFIDDQHESYMKQEQQPSRLAKKDLRVHACLYFIRPTGHSLKPLDIEIMKRLSTRVNLIPVIAKADTLSPNELDIFKTRIREIVEAQDINIYTPPLELDDPASAEHAKQLIESMPFAIIGSEEEVETAPGQYVRGRKYPWGVVEVENDQHCDFKKLRSLLLRTNMLDLILSTNELHFETFRSLKLGAEETENGPHANGDAENGGSSDDLTGAGDAKGTTSSRGKKPRRLHNPKFKEEEDALKKFFTEQVKAEEQRFRQWETNIINERNRLNQDLEEMQSKLKALEDQVKKLQIAKR